The following coding sequences are from one Epinephelus moara isolate mb chromosome 7, YSFRI_EMoa_1.0, whole genome shotgun sequence window:
- the cep97 gene encoding centrosomal protein of 97 kDa: MGVSDLQVDTNAGPVVDLSACGMQKLDPNFVCSEDTHTLILDRNHIMKLDHLERSPGLQQLSVASNRLVRMMGVSRLTQLTVLNLPNNSIGYIEGLRDLPHLKWLNLSGNNIKVIEQLNNCVSLQHLDLSDNNISTIGDLTKLVALKTLLLHGNSITTLRTVPAHLPAHLSILSLAENEIRDLNEASYLAPLHELEQLSIMSNPCVMATPSLPSFDYRPYVMSWCLSLKVLDGYVVSQKEGLKAEWLYSQGKGRSYRPGQHVQLVQYLATVCPLSSSPALETAEDAKLEKILSKQRFHQKQLLEETRGGCPSPPRPTQLDVERHSPTHPVPQEGAREVKHTSAPAPAAAPSVRETEPVVQFNTWVSCDSSHPSLTVVRSPRPREEHIYLEDVQTDEEKLSGSMLSSESTFLPFTSDLEPHTTHSDSEDETETFEPDSLAPKRPAQPKKHNANKTHHSPSSDKQVKGLEEEVISGAAPTPGAVGIKVSTPQNDLQTTFDFGKAEMRDAPKQEEVDTCASKSSLMEADRAAVKIQSWWRGQHTRCCHPMAREVRSEIRLRRMQDHILFLSEKLDRVQQQYEEERLQRLVQEEAVKFLWKQLQSMQQWKQSVEQQLASISQAVPPAQISAPGLCVVTPPVASSTTNPPNTDASFPDSGFQSTSDQQAAQEDSFLSSGTADSLKTVRALSPVRSGFAGSADGVDSADCSLLEQYLSSVQQREEEAEEAVSDRTETPQPSSPVSPSKTAQSIPNSTPQKAADNQAEVQRTNDTTPGPV; the protein is encoded by the exons ATGGGTGTATCGGATTTACAAGTCGATACAAATGCAG GTCCTGTGGTGGATCTTTCAGCCTGCGGTATGCAAAAGCTGGACCCTAATTTCGTCTGCTCTGAGGACACTCACACTCTCATCCTGGACCGTAACCACATAATGAAGCTGGACCATCTGGAAAGGAGCCCAGGCCTTCAGCAG tTATCTGTAGCAAGTAACCGTCTGGTGAGAATGATGGGCGTGTCTCGGTTAACCCAGTTGACCGTCCTCAATCTTCCCAATAACAGTATCGGTTACATTGAGGGGCTCAGGGATCTGCCACACCTCAAATGGCTCAATTTGTCCGGGAACAATATTAAG GTTATTGAGCAACTCAACAACTGTGTTTCCCTTCAACACTTGGATCTGTCTGACAATAACATTTCTACCATTGGTGATTTGACTAAACTGGTGGCACTGAAG ACACTGTTACTCCATGGAAACAGCATTACAACACTCCGCACTGTTCCCGCTCACCTACCTGCCCATTTATCCATTCTCTCCCTGGCAGAAAATGAGATAAGAGATCTTAATGAA GCATCATACCTGGCACCTCTCCATGAGCTGGAGCAGCTGTCCATTATGAGCAACCCTTGTGTTATGGCAACCCCCTCATTGCCAAGTTTTGATTATCGGCCGTATGTCATGAGTTGGTGTCTGAGCCTAAAGGTCCTGGATGGCTACGTGGTGTCACAGAAAGAAGG TCTGAAAGCAGAGTGGCTCTACAGTCAGGGAAAAGGACGTTCATATCGACCAGGTCAGCATGTTCAGCTGGTTCAGTACCTTGCCACTGTGTGCCCTCTGTCGTCATCACCAGCCCTGGAAACGGCAGAAGACGCTAAATTGGAGAAGATCCTCAGTAAGCAGAG GTTTCACCAAAAGCAGCTGTTAGAGGAGACCCGAGGAGGCTGTCCTAGTCCTCCTCGTCCAACTCAGCTAGATGTGGAGAGGCACAGTCCTACACACCCAGTCCCACAGGAGGGAGCCAGAGAGGTGAAGCACACAAGTGCACCTGCACcagcagctgctccatcagtgcGGGAGACAG AACCAGTCGTGCAGTTTAACACCTGGGTGAGCTGTGATTCTTCCCACCCGTCACTGACGGTAGTTCGCAGCCCGAGGCCCCGAGAGGAGCACATCTATTTAGAGGATGTGCAGACCGACGAGGAGAAACTAAGTGGCAGCATGCTTTCTTCAGAATCCACGTTCCTCCCCTTCACATCCGACCTGGAGCCCCACACCACCCACTCTGACAGTGAGGATGAGACAGAGACATTTGAACCTGACTCCCTGGCTCCGAAGCGGCCAGCACAGCCCAAAAAGCACAACGCAAACAAGACGCATCATTCACCCTCATCAGATAAGCAAGTGAAGGGTCTTGAAGAGGAAGTTATTTCTGGTGCAGCTCCGACACCTGGAGCAGTGGGCATCAAAGTTAGCACACCACAAAATGATCTGCAAACAACCTTCGACTTTGGTAAAGCAGAGATGAGAGACGCCCCCAAGCAGGAAGAAGTTGATACATGTGCCAGTAAATCAAGTTTGATGGAGGCAGACAGGGCAGCGGTTAAAATACAGTCATGGTGGAGGGGACAGCACACACGGTGTTGTCACCCCATGGCCAGAGAGGTACGCAGTGAGATCCGCCTGCGCAGGATGCAAGACCATATCCTCTTCTTGTCTGAAAAGTTGGACAG GGTGCAGCAGCAGTATGAAGAAGAGAGGTTACAAAGGCTGGTTCAGGAGGAAGCTGTAAAGTTTCTGTGGAAACAG CTCCAGTCTATGCAGCAGTGGAAGCAGTCCGTGGAGCAGCAGCTGGCCAGCATTAGCCAAGCTGTCCCTCCGGCTCAGATCTCAGCTCCTGGACTATGTGTAGTCACCCCGCCTGTTGCATCCAGCACGACGAACCCACCCAACACAGACGCCTCGTTCCCAGACTCTGGCTTCCAGTCAACAAGCGATCAGCAGGCAGCGCAGGAAGACAGCTTCCTGAGCAGTGGGACAGCAGACTCTCTAAAGACGGTGCGAGCACTGAGCCCTGTTCGTAGCGGCTTCGCAGGCAGCGCTGACGGTGTGGACAGTGCAGACTGCAGCCTGCTGGAGCAGTACCTTTCCTCTGtacagcagagggaggaggaggctgaggaggCGGTCAGTGATAGAACAGAAACACCACAGCCCTCCTCACCAGTATCACCCAGCAAAACAGCACAGTCCATCCCTAACTCCACCCCACAGAAGGCAGCAGACAACCAAGCAGAAGTGCAAAGAACGAACGACACCACTCCCGGCCCTGTCTGA
- the rpl24 gene encoding 60S ribosomal protein L24, whose protein sequence is MKVELCSFSGYKIYPGHGRRYARIDGKVFQFLNAKCESAFLAKRNPRQINWTVLYRRKHKKGQSEEVTKKRTRRAVKFQRAITGASLAEIMAKRNQKPEVRKAQREQAIRAAKEAKKAKQAAKKPAAPSAKTSAKTAQKPKIAKPMKISAPRVGGKR, encoded by the exons ATGAA GGTCGAGTTGTGCAGTTTCAGCGGGTATAAAATTTACCCCGGCCATGGCCGCCGATACGCCAGGATAGACGGAAAG GTGTTCCAGTTTCTGAACGCCAAGTGCGAGTCTGCCTTCCTGGCCAAGAGAAACCCCAGACAGATCAACTGGACTGTGCTGTACAGACGCAAGCACAAGAAGGGCCAGTCT GAAGAGGTGACAAAGAAGCGTACCCGCCGCGCAGTGAAATTCCAGAGGGCCATCACTGGGGCCTCCCTGGCTGAGATCATGGCCAAGAGGAACCAGAAGCCCGAGGTCCGCAAGGCCCAGAGGGAGCAGGCCATCAG aGCTGCCAAGGAGGCCAAGAAGGCGAAGCAGGCAGCCAAGAAGCCCGCTGCTCCAAGTGCAAAG ACGTCTGCCAAGACAGCACAGAAACCCAAGATCGCTAAGCCCATGAAGATCAGCGCTCCCCGCGTCGGTGGAAAACGCTAA
- the mpc2b gene encoding mitochondrial pyruvate carrier 2b, whose product MAALRASYHRILDRVEHMLPAKLRPMYNHPAGPKTVFFWAPVFKWGLVAAGFADMTRPAEKLSTSQSAVLTATGLIWSRYSLVIIPKNWNLFCVNFFLGCCGSSQLFRIWRYNQALKAKEAEQS is encoded by the exons ATGGCTGCGTTGAGAGCGTCCTATCACAGGATTTTGGACCGGGTCGAGCATATGCTGCCCGCCAAACTGAGACCTATGTACAACCACCCGGCAG gtccaaaaacagttttcttctgGGCCCCAGTGTTTAAATGG GGCCTGGTTGCAGCTGGTTTTGCTGATATGACTCGACCAGCAGAAAAACTCAGTACCTCCCAGTCTGCAGTGCTGACAGCCACAG GCCTGATCTGGTCCAGATACTCATTGGTCATCATCCCGAAGAACTGGAACCTGTTTTGCGTCAACTTCTTCCTAGGCTGTTGCGGAAGCTCCCAACTCTTTAGGATCTGgag GTACAACCAGGCTCTGAAGGCTAAAGAGGCTGAACAGTCCTGA